The genomic region GCGGCATTCCCATCGCCGACGAAATCCGAAATCGTTGGCCTGCCACATTTGAATTATCTTTAGCCGCCATGTTGGTAGCGCTTATTCTGGGAATTCCCGCCGGAATTTTCGCCGCAGTTCGCAAGCATAGCTGGTTAGACAATTTATTAATGAGCGGTTCTTTGATTGGCGTTTCGCTGCCAGTATACTGGTTAGGCTTGTTATTAATTTACCTATTTGCCGTCAACCTGCAAATACTTCCACCCAGCGGCAGGATTAGCGTCGCCGCCACGTTCAACTTCCAACCCATCACAGGTTTTTACGTGCTGGATAGCTTGCTCAAATTAGACATAATCTTGTTGAAAGACGTGTTATCGCATCTAATTTTACCGGCACTAACTTTAGGTACAATACCCCTAGCCATCATCGCCAGGATTACCCGCAGCGCCATGCTGGAAACTTTATCTCAAGATTATATTCGCACAGCGCGAGCAAAAGGCGTTCCCCAACATTCAGTCATTTGGCAACACGCACTCAAAAATGCCTTTTTGCCGATCGCTACAACAATTGGATTGCAATTCGGTTCCCTTCTCGGCGGTGCAATCCTCACCGAAACCATTTTCTCCTGGCCGGGAATCGGCTTCTGGATATACGAAGGAATTTTAGCGCGAGACTATCCAGTTGTTCAAGGTGGAGTAGTCTTCGTTTCGATCGCATTTGTGCTAATCAACCTGTTAGTCGATCTCTCCTATGTCTTTTTCGATCCCAGAATCGAGTACGAATGAGCGAAAGGCAAGCAGAGAGAGATATATAAGGGTATTATGGAAGGTATTCATCGCAATTTCTGAACTCAAAACCGAACAATTTGCCAATTTCGACGCCCTCGCCCCTTAAAATATGATTCCTTCAGGACGAGTCTATTTATTATTAATCTTGGGAATAGCGATCGCCTTATTCCTCTCCTCAGTTTACAGCGTGTCAACTGGTATTCTGGGAACGCTACTATTTGATGTCATTGTACTGGGATTGACGATCGTCGATGCAGTTTCGACCTGGACAAGGCGCGTGGAAATCACCCGTCATCCACTGGGACGATTATCGATCGGACGGGATAACCCAATTGCGCTATCAGTAAAAACGGGGAAGCGACCAGCAAAACTGATAATTCGCGACTATTACCCGATCGAATTTGGCGTTTCCACCCCATTGCTGCAAATATCCTTACCCAGAAACAGCAGTCAGGAACTGACCTACACAGTTCATCCGACACACCGAGGCGAGTATTCTTGGGGAGATATTCAAGTTCGACAACTCGGTGTTTTGGGATTAGCTTGGGATGATTGGAAGATTCCCCAAAGTACCAAAGTCGCCGTTTATCCGGATTTAATCGGATTGCGACAATTGTCCATTCGCCTGACTCTACAAAACACAGGTACGATGCGCCAAGCGAGACGGATGGGAATTGGTACGGAATTTGCGGAATTGCGAGAATATCGGATGGGTGACGACCCGCGCTTTGTGGATTGGAAAGCGACAGCCCGCAGATTGGGAGCCACACCAGCAGCATCCCTACAAGTGCGCGTCCTAGAACCGGAACAAGAGCAAACTTTGATTATTTTACTCGATCGCGGACGTTTGATGACGGCGAGAGTGCAGGGTTTAAAACGGTTTGATTGGGGATTGAACGCTACCCTATCCTTGGCGTTAGCTGGTTTGAATAGAGGAGATAAAGTGGGTGTGGGTGTGTTCGATCGCGAAGTGACCACCTGGATACCCCCAGAACGCGGTCAACATCAATTATCTAAGTTAGTCGATCGACTCACACCAATTCAACCAGTACTTCTGGAACCCGACTACGTTGGCGCTGTCACAAAATTGGTGAATCGACAAACTCGTCGCGCATTAGTTGTCCTAATTACAGATATCGTCGATACCACCGCCTCAGCAGAACTTCTGGGTGCATTGGGACGCCTGACACCCCGCTATTTACCCTTTTGCGTTACCTTGCGCGACCCCCAAGTTGACAAGTTGGCGCACACTTCCAGCGCCAATGTCGAAGGTGCTTACAGCCGTGCTGTCGCCTTAGATTTATTATCCCAGCGTCAGGTTGCCTTTGCACAGTTGAAACAAAAAGGCGTTTTGGTACTCGATGCGCCAGCAGATAAAATTAGCGATCGATTGGTAGACCGATATCTGCAACTGAAAGCGCGAAATCAGCTTTAATTAGCTTTCAGCACTTATGAAATATACCCGTCTGAACCATCAAAATTATCTGCGTTTGCTTAGCGTTGGTGATATCATCACTATTGCTCTCCAAATCTATCTCAACAAACTAAAGTCTTACTTCAGTTTATCTTTAATAGCTCATATTTGGTTAATCATTCCTGTTTATGGCTGGGCTAAATTTTTAGCTCTTTCAGCGCTGATATCGCGCTTGGCGTTCGGTGAATTAATTGGCGAAACAGCAGAAAAGTCTCTCTTGGGTAAACAAAAAATAAATCAACGATTGGGAAACTTTTTGTTTGCCAACTTTTTGCTTGTAACGATCGTAATTTCTGTGACTTTTTGCTTATTTTTATTAACTGTTTTGATATTGGTAATTTTTCTGCAAGCAAGTAGCAGATTATTAGAACCATCTGTTCTCGATAAGCTTAATAAAAGCTTAGCTTTTGTGGCAATTATCACCGTATTATTGGTTACATTTGCTATTTTGTTTATTTTTTTATTGCTGATTGGGATAATATATTCGCGTTTTTTTATTGTTGACTTGCCCTTGGCAATCGAAGATAATATGAGCCCCTGTAAAGCGCTCAGTCGCACTTGGAATCTCACGAATGGGTTTGAATTTAGCGTGCAATGGCTCCTGGCGATCGCATTCTTAATCACTTTGCCAATCCAAATAATTGACCAAATTATTATTGAATTTTTCGATTGGTCGTTCAATTATTTTAAATACAATAACTCCTTTTTAGAAACTGGTATTGCGATTGGATTTCTGTTACTAACTAATGCCATAATTATGCCATTTTGGCAAGCCATTAAAGCAGTTTTGTATTACGACATTCGCAATCGTCGAGAAGGTTTGGGTTTGGGATTAAAGGATTCAGATTAATTCGCTCGCTTGCGGTTGCAATAAATTACCAACAGCGCAAAAAGACCGATACCGACAACGTATTTAAACGGTTCTGCAACGAGAGGACTGGGAGAGAAAAAACCCTCAATTGTACCAGCAACAATCAACATCGGTATAATACCGAATACTAGCTGCGCTGCTTGTCCGCCATAGAATTTGAGCGCATCGCCACGCTTAAATTTACCCGGAAATAAAATAGCTCTGCCAATCAGTAAACCTGCACCGCCAGCCAAAAATATAGCAGGTAATTCTAAAGAACCGTGGGGAAATACAAACGCCCAAAAAGGATAAGCCAAATTATTTTGTCCAACTAGAGTAGCAACAGCACCGATATGCAATCCATTAATGAATAAAATATAAACAGTGAATGCACCCGCTGTAATTCCGCCAGCAACAGCTGCAAAAGATACTTGGATATTGTTAATCATAATACTGCTAGAAGCTAAAGGTTCAACTCCCACAATTGAACCCATCCATAATTTATGTTCGTCTCGTACCATAGTAATCATTCTTTCCGGTATCATAATGGAAAGAAACACCGGATCTTGCCAGGTAAACCACCAGGCAATTAACCCACCCAGCAGAAAGAGAGCAGTAGCAGCGGCGATGTAACCGGATGTTTGCTGCACTGTGGCGGGGAAACCCCATCGATAGAATTCCACCAGTGCCTGCCATTCTTGCCGTCGCGAACCCTGGTAAATTAGGTTGTATGCCCTGGATGTGAGAATTTGCAAATCTTGTACTAGGGTATTGCCGACTTGGTGGGTACGCGATCGCGCCAAATCCGCCGATACAGAGCGGTATAAACTGGCTAATTCCTTGATTTGCACCGCTTGTAACGACTTTAATCCTTTTTTCTCCACTTTTTTCAACAAGGCATCGAGACGCTTCCAGTCAGGTTCCCGTCGTGCGATCCATCGTTGAATATTCATAAAATTTCCCCAAGACTATGCCCAGCGTAACTTAAGATAGCGTCAAAACCATAGTCTGAAAGCACAGGAAAATCCATGTCATCAAACTTTAACCCTCCAGATCCGATCCGCCCTCTGAGTGTTGGGAATGTGGTCAGCAGCGCACTCGTGCTGTACCGCTCTCATCTTAAGTTATATGTCGGTCTTGCTTTCAAATCTATATTGTGGTCGATTATTCCTATCTATGGTTGGGCGAAAGCTGCTACGATCAACGCTCAGATTTCACGTCTGGCATTTTGCGAATTAATCGATAAACCAGAAAGCGCATCCAGTGCTGAAGATCGTGTCACTCCCAAGATGTGGAGCTTTTTACTGGCAGGAATTTTAGTCGGGCTGATAATTTTTGGTGTCAATATGGGGATATCCTTAGTGTCAACCATTATAATTTTTATCCCCGCCACACTAATTTTTGCTAGTTCTAGGGATAGTACAGTAGGAAGCCCTATTTTTACTTTGGTACAACTTGTGGTTAATTTGGTTAGTTGGGCTGTACAACTTTGGTTCCAAGCTCGCTTTTTGATTCCGGAATTGCCGCTTGCAGTAGAAAGTAATGTCGATGCGACGGGAACAGTTAGCCGTAGCTGGGAGTTAACTAAAGGTTCGGGGCTCAGAATTCAATTAATACTACTTGTAGCCTATCTAATTACCGCGCCAATCGCACTTATTGCGGCAATTCCTCTGTTTTTTGCGCTCGGTTCTTTGATTTTTCTTGGAGTCCAAAGCAGCAGTGCATCTGCATCTCCTGAAGCAGGCTTAGTATTAATCGGTTCAATCTTGGCATTTATAGTTCTATTGATAGTTGCTGGAGCATTGACAATCCCCTTCTGGCAAACCATCAAAGCTGTGATATACTACGATCTGCGGAGTCGTCGCGAGGGGATGGATTTGCAAATACGCGATCGCAATGTTGAAATGTAAATTTATTGAGCGAGTTTTAAGTCATTGGAAATAATTTAAACTTGCCTAATAACTTAAAACTCAAAACTCAAAACTCCAAACTTTCTATAAGTCATGCGCTTTTTTAATCGAATCACACTCCAAACACCAGAAAGTGTAGAACTGGAATTCACTTTAGCGGGAATTGGCAATCGCGCTTTTGCTCTCTTGCTTGACTATATTGTCTTATTCTTAACCTTGTTTTTGTTCTGGATTACCTGGATTGCATTTTCCATACAGCTGGTAGAAGCGTTCAAAAATATAGAGAAACTGGGAATCTGGCTGTTTGCGATCGCATTCCTGCTCAATTTCCTTATTTACGTAGGTTACTTCGTATTTTTTGAGGTATTTTGGCAAGGACAAACACCCGGAAAACGCTACGCCAAAATTCGCGTAATTCGCGACGACGGTCGTCGAGTAGGCATCCAACAAGCTACATTGAGAGCGTTACTGCGATCGATAGATGATACCTTATTTATAGGAGCATTTTTAATCATTTTGGGAAAACGAGAAAAGCGACTGGGAGACATGGTAGCCGGAACGCTCGTCATTCAAGAAGAATATCTGGTCGCCACAATAAACTTCCCCATCTCCGAACAAGCCAAACAGCTTTCAAAAGAACTACCTCAAATGGCAAATATCTCCAATTTACTACCGGATGACTTTGCCATGATTCGCGAATATTTGCAGCGGCGTAGCGCGATGACAGCCAACGCAAGCGCGGATTTGAGCTTACAAATTGCTCGTCAAGTTAGAAACGTAATTGAGTTAGAAAATTTGCCGGAAGGATTGACCGCAGATTTATTTTTAGAAGCGGTGTATCTCGCATACCAGCAGCAATCATCTACTTATTAAAGTTATACCTTGCCGATGAAAATTTATATCCTAAATATGGTAGGAACATTAAAATGATTAATTGGGGCTTTTAAGTCAGGTGGGCATTGCCCACCCTACTGTTAATGACCCAAAAGTTTATCACGCAAATGCTTGATGCGATCGGGCCACCTAATTGGTATTATTATCATCGAAGTTTAAATTCTGTTTTGGAAGTTCTGAAGATTGCGCGTTTGTTTGTCTTAGATCAATTTCAATCGTTATTTTATCTTTCTCAATTTTTATATTAGCGATTTTTCCTAAAATATCAACAGGTATGGGATTAATCAATTGTTGAGTATATAAATTAGATTTATAACCAGCTTCCTCAAGCCATTCGCAAATATTTCGCCAGTTCTCCACTTTTTCATTACATTTACCGACAAGATTTTTAACATAAGGATACAAAGTAGTACATACTTCGCTTTCAACACCCTTAATACTTTTATGAAGTATTTGAGCTATTTCGGCGGGACTGTAGCCACAAAGCAAGCCCCGCAAATGTAGCTTCTCAACAGATGTCAGGCGTTTTCCCTTAGCCGAAGCTAAGTCTGTATACAGCGTTTCTAAGTCCCAGTGGTTAGCCGCTTCGGTAAATTGTTCATTGTTGGATGGCATAGCAAGGGTTCTTCATAAAATTTTTCCTAGCCAGATCCTAGCTTAAATTGCAGCCTTAACTTAGTAAAGGCTGAGGTTGGCTAGTTTATGATTGGAAAAAAGCAGTTTTTCACGCTCATCCAGCATTTCCCGATGGTGGGAAAATTCCATAAAACTAATACATACTAATCAGAGATTGTCTATGTCAGCGTTTGGATTTGATGGAATTAAAACAGCTTTAAGTCAAGCACTGGAAATGTTACCAGATTGGCAAACATTAAACCCTTTTGATAAAGGGAAAGTTATCGACCAAACTTTCAAATCTATTTTGAAAGATTTAATGCAACAGTTTGGTATGAAACCAGGCATTGATTATGTAGACAATTTAAGAGATAATGAACGCAGTGCAGATTTTGTTGCTTTGTCTAAAGAGGCAGATGATTTAATTATAGGCTTATTAAATGGTAAGATAATTGCTATTACGCAACATAGTCGAGTTAGCAAATTAGGTAATAAATTTACTGTTAAGGCTCATTTTCGTAAAAAATAAGCCTGATTTCTTTTCCCAACAGATACCACCAATTATTGGCAATATAAATATTGCCTTGAGAGCGATCAAATGGAACCATTATACTTTAAAGATGGAAATTACATTTATGAGTGTAAATCTTCTCCCGAAAACAAAGATGGCCCTCTCAATAATAACAGCCTGAGAAGTTGGACAAGAGATGCTAAAAATTTATTGAACCGTCATCGACCTAGTGGATTTCGTTATGTATTTCCTGTTAATCGTGTTGATAGTAGTAATGAAGCTGTCTTAGAAAA from Aerosakkonema funiforme FACHB-1375 harbors:
- a CDS encoding ABC transporter permease, with amino-acid sequence MGKYIAKRILGLLPVLLGITLLVFALLQLIPGDPATILSGERATPEQVAALREQLGLDRPLPIQYFVFLLKLISFDFGTSIISGIPIADEIRNRWPATFELSLAAMLVALILGIPAGIFAAVRKHSWLDNLLMSGSLIGVSLPVYWLGLLLIYLFAVNLQILPPSGRISVAATFNFQPITGFYVLDSLLKLDIILLKDVLSHLILPALTLGTIPLAIIARITRSAMLETLSQDYIRTARAKGVPQHSVIWQHALKNAFLPIATTIGLQFGSLLGGAILTETIFSWPGIGFWIYEGILARDYPVVQGGVVFVSIAFVLINLLVDLSYVFFDPRIEYE
- a CDS encoding DUF58 domain-containing protein, whose product is MIPSGRVYLLLILGIAIALFLSSVYSVSTGILGTLLFDVIVLGLTIVDAVSTWTRRVEITRHPLGRLSIGRDNPIALSVKTGKRPAKLIIRDYYPIEFGVSTPLLQISLPRNSSQELTYTVHPTHRGEYSWGDIQVRQLGVLGLAWDDWKIPQSTKVAVYPDLIGLRQLSIRLTLQNTGTMRQARRMGIGTEFAELREYRMGDDPRFVDWKATARRLGATPAASLQVRVLEPEQEQTLIILLDRGRLMTARVQGLKRFDWGLNATLSLALAGLNRGDKVGVGVFDREVTTWIPPERGQHQLSKLVDRLTPIQPVLLEPDYVGAVTKLVNRQTRRALVVLITDIVDTTASAELLGALGRLTPRYLPFCVTLRDPQVDKLAHTSSANVEGAYSRAVALDLLSQRQVAFAQLKQKGVLVLDAPADKISDRLVDRYLQLKARNQL
- a CDS encoding DUF975 domain-containing protein; this encodes MKYTRLNHQNYLRLLSVGDIITIALQIYLNKLKSYFSLSLIAHIWLIIPVYGWAKFLALSALISRLAFGELIGETAEKSLLGKQKINQRLGNFLFANFLLVTIVISVTFCLFLLTVLILVIFLQASSRLLEPSVLDKLNKSLAFVAIITVLLVTFAILFIFLLLIGIIYSRFFIVDLPLAIEDNMSPCKALSRTWNLTNGFEFSVQWLLAIAFLITLPIQIIDQIIIEFFDWSFNYFKYNNSFLETGIAIGFLLLTNAIIMPFWQAIKAVLYYDIRNRREGLGLGLKDSD
- a CDS encoding stage II sporulation protein M, which gives rise to MNIQRWIARREPDWKRLDALLKKVEKKGLKSLQAVQIKELASLYRSVSADLARSRTHQVGNTLVQDLQILTSRAYNLIYQGSRRQEWQALVEFYRWGFPATVQQTSGYIAAATALFLLGGLIAWWFTWQDPVFLSIMIPERMITMVRDEHKLWMGSIVGVEPLASSSIMINNIQVSFAAVAGGITAGAFTVYILFINGLHIGAVATLVGQNNLAYPFWAFVFPHGSLELPAIFLAGGAGLLIGRAILFPGKFKRGDALKFYGGQAAQLVFGIIPMLIVAGTIEGFFSPSPLVAEPFKYVVGIGLFALLVIYCNRKRAN
- a CDS encoding DUF975 domain-containing protein; translation: MSSNFNPPDPIRPLSVGNVVSSALVLYRSHLKLYVGLAFKSILWSIIPIYGWAKAATINAQISRLAFCELIDKPESASSAEDRVTPKMWSFLLAGILVGLIIFGVNMGISLVSTIIIFIPATLIFASSRDSTVGSPIFTLVQLVVNLVSWAVQLWFQARFLIPELPLAVESNVDATGTVSRSWELTKGSGLRIQLILLVAYLITAPIALIAAIPLFFALGSLIFLGVQSSSASASPEAGLVLIGSILAFIVLLIVAGALTIPFWQTIKAVIYYDLRSRREGMDLQIRDRNVEM
- a CDS encoding RDD family protein, producing MRFFNRITLQTPESVELEFTLAGIGNRAFALLLDYIVLFLTLFLFWITWIAFSIQLVEAFKNIEKLGIWLFAIAFLLNFLIYVGYFVFFEVFWQGQTPGKRYAKIRVIRDDGRRVGIQQATLRALLRSIDDTLFIGAFLIILGKREKRLGDMVAGTLVIQEEYLVATINFPISEQAKQLSKELPQMANISNLLPDDFAMIREYLQRRSAMTANASADLSLQIARQVRNVIELENLPEGLTADLFLEAVYLAYQQQSSTY
- a CDS encoding helix-turn-helix transcriptional regulator is translated as MPSNNEQFTEAANHWDLETLYTDLASAKGKRLTSVEKLHLRGLLCGYSPAEIAQILHKSIKGVESEVCTTLYPYVKNLVGKCNEKVENWRNICEWLEEAGYKSNLYTQQLINPIPVDILGKIANIKIEKDKITIEIDLRQTNAQSSELPKQNLNFDDNNTN